A genomic region of Phocoena sinus isolate mPhoSin1 chromosome 18, mPhoSin1.pri, whole genome shotgun sequence contains the following coding sequences:
- the LOC116743294 gene encoding LOW QUALITY PROTEIN: CUE domain-containing protein 2-like (The sequence of the model RefSeq protein was modified relative to this genomic sequence to represent the inferred CDS: substituted 1 base at 1 genomic stop codon), which produces MECDASQGQLEELYRAGRVAGGARRSRRGESTEPERVISAAVLTFVQTHLPEADLSGLDEIIFYVLGVLEDLGPSGPSEENFNMEAFTEMMEAYVPGFTHIPRGTIGEMMQKLSGQLSGARNKENLQPQNSEVQGQVSISPEPLQQFKEETMSSPTAARDTQDEASGAEEELLPGVDVLLEVFLTCWVEQAQXVLARARGDSEEAVQMLVEGKEERPPAWDGPNQDLPRRLRGPQKDELKSFILQKYMMVDSAEDQKIHRPMAPKEAPKKLIQYINNQVVSTKVERFKDVRDPEAGEMKATYVNLKPARKCRLH; this is translated from the coding sequence AGCTGTACCGCGCGGGACGAGTTGCCGGCGGTGCCCGACGGAGCAGAAGGGGAGAGAGCACGGAGCCGGAGAGGGTTATCAGTGCAGCCGTCCTTACCTTTGTTCAGACGCACCTCCCAGAGGCTGACCTCAGCGGCTTGGATGAGATCATCTTCTATGTGCTCGGGGTCCTTGAGGACCTGGGCCCCTCAGGCCCATCGGAGGAGAATTTCAACATGGAGGCCTTCACTGAGATGATGGAGGCCTATGTGCCTGGCTTCACCCACATCCCAAGGGGTACAATAGGGGAAATGATGCAGAAGCTCTCAGGGCAGTTGAGTGGTGCCAGGAACAAAGAGAACCTGCAACCACAGAACTCTGAGGTCCAAGGTCAGGTATCTATCTCCCCAGAGCCTCTGCAGCAGTTCAAAGAAGAGACGATGTCTTCTCCAACTGCTGCTAGGGACACCCAAGATGAGGCATCCGGCGCTGAGGAGGAGCTGCTGCCGGGGGTGGACGTACTTCTGGAGGTGTTCCTTACCTGTTGGGTGGAGCAGGCCCAGTGAGTGTTGGCCAGAGCTCGAGGGGACTCGGAAGAAGCTGTGCAGATGCTGgtagaggggaaggaggagaggcctCCAGCCTGGGATGGCCCCAACCAGGACCTGCCCAGGCGCCTCAGAGGCCCCCAAAAGGATGAGCTGAAGTCCTTCATCCTGCAGAAGTACATGATGGTGGATAGCGCAGAGGATCAGAAAATTCACCGGCCTATGGCTCCTAAGGAGGCTCCCAAGAAGCTGATCCAGTACATCAACAACCAGGTAGTGAGCACCAAAGTGGAGCGATTCAAAGATGTGCGGGACCCTGAGGCTGGGGAAATGAAGGCCACATACGTCAACCTCAAGCCAGCCAGAAAGTGCCGCTTACACTGA